A genomic region of Methanothermobacter sp. CaT2 contains the following coding sequences:
- a CDS encoding helix-turn-helix transcriptional regulator — MRTLIREHRKELGLTQEELAERVGVTRQTIIALEKGRYSPSLILAHRIARALGREHIEDVFILDEDGEK, encoded by the coding sequence TTGAGGACACTGATAAGGGAACACAGGAAGGAACTCGGATTAACCCAGGAGGAACTCGCAGAGAGGGTTGGGGTAACAAGGCAGACCATAATAGCCCTTGAGAAGGGACGTTACAGCCCCTCCCTCATCCTTGCCCACAGGATCGCAAGGGCCCTGGGAAGGGAGCATATCGAGGATGTCTTCATCCTTGATGAGGACGGTGAAAAATGA
- a CDS encoding HemK2/MTQ2 family protein methyltransferase: MIRYGEIKIKTCKNVYEPAEDTFLLADNLDVREGDRVLEIGTGTGLVAIRASEKGDVTATDVNPAAVKCTQENAIINGVELTVLQGDLFDPVEGKKFDVIIFNTPYLPATGDDATGDVLDLAWNGGPDGRMVIDRFLDEVPAHLKPGGRVQLVQSSLSDTEKTLQKLADMGFDASVTASERYFFEEIVLITARI, encoded by the coding sequence ATGATAAGATACGGTGAAATTAAAATAAAGACCTGCAAAAACGTCTATGAACCAGCAGAGGACACCTTCCTCCTTGCAGATAACCTGGATGTCAGGGAGGGTGATCGTGTCCTTGAAATAGGTACGGGGACAGGACTTGTTGCCATAAGGGCATCAGAGAAGGGAGATGTGACTGCAACCGATGTGAATCCCGCCGCAGTTAAGTGCACGCAGGAGAATGCCATTATCAATGGAGTTGAACTCACGGTCCTGCAGGGGGACCTCTTTGACCCGGTTGAGGGCAAAAAATTTGACGTCATCATCTTCAACACACCCTACCTTCCAGCCACCGGGGATGATGCCACAGGGGATGTCCTGGACCTCGCCTGGAACGGGGGCCCCGACGGCAGAATGGTTATAGACAGGTTCCTTGATGAGGTCCCGGCACACCTGAAACCTGGGGGGAGGGTCCAGCTGGTGCAGTCCTCCCTCTCCGATACAGAGAAGACCCTCCAGAAACTGGCAGATATGGGCTTTGATGCGTCGGTTACTGCAAGTGAGAGG